Within the Apis cerana isolate GH-2021 linkage group LG9, AcerK_1.0, whole genome shotgun sequence genome, the region CTCCTGGAGACGATCGCATCGACCACGACCACCAACACAACCACGTCCAGCAGCCCAAAGCAGGAGATAGACCTGAAAGAGGTGCTCAAGAGATCGGAATCCCTGAGCCCGAGGCACGAGAAAGATTGGGAGCAATTGTCGAGCAGGTTTAGCTCCGAGGAGAATATCATAGACATCGATAAACTTAGCATCAACACGTTGGCCAGGTCGGAGAAGTCCGACAAGTTCGACAAGGAGAAGCATCCGAGCCAATTCGGCCAACAGAAGGAATTGACTCTGAGCGGTGGGGGGACTATGTTCCTGAAGAGCAACAGGAGCAGAGAGACCACGCCTATCCACGAGACCGGTAAACTCGACGAGTTCCGTGCCTTGTCGATCCCGGACGAGACCAACAAAGACAGCGGGGACAAGTTGAAGTCGATTCTAAGGGAGAAACAATCCGAAGACGGTAAGTTGAATTCTGAATGTCGTTGTTTCGTTATTTTCGCGTCGAATTTTAACAATTGCTTCTCGATCAGACGACAGACCGGTGgacgaggaaaggaaaagcgTACGTTTCGACATAGAGAAGGAAGTGGATATCAAGTACACTTACTCCAGGTCTGAATACGAGTCGGAATCCGAATCTGACGAGCAAGAGGTGCTGGCCATGCTCTCGAATCGAGACACCGAGTGGAGTCCCTCGACGCAGAAAAGCAGCCAAAGATTCATGGAAGAGAGCAAGGAAGATCCCGAGGACAAGATCGATGGATGCGTCAGGAGGAGTTTATCGTCGGAGAAGATCGAGGCGTCGAAGACGCAAAATGGGAAGATCGTGGGCAAGAGGTTCGTCGTCAGAAACGTGCCCGAGAACGAACTAGTTCGTAAAAAGTTGGCTCCTCAGAACGCTTCTGAGAAGGAACACCGTATGCAAATGACCAGAGACAGTTTGTCCGGAGAGAGTTTGTCGAGGGAAAGCAGTTTGGACTACACGTTCACcaataaattcaacaaaatcaaaaacatCGATCTGGTTTCGAAGAGCGAGACCGATTACAGCGACTCTGAACTACGGCGgaagaataaattgaaagtgGAGTTGCCCCGCAACGAGCAgaccgacgacgacgaggagacTTCAGATTTTTCTAAGATTAACCAAGAGACTCACGATATCTCGCGAAAGGAAGCCAACGAAGCGACGAGACAAGATCAGAGCAAGAAGTTGGAGGAAACGAAAGCGAAATTGAGTCAAGAGCACGAGAAGGACATCGAGGCGTTGAGGAAAGAGTACAAGGACAAGTTGGAACAAATGAAGAAAGAATTGGAGGAGAATTTTGCGGAGCAGAAGAAGCAAATAGAGAAGAATCTGAGCGACAAGCTGGAGGATATGAGGCGAAAGATGGTCGAGAAGGTACTATTCCACGTCTTATTacgattttaatcttattatatatgatgtatatttttcatatgtttttatcaatttttatcattcgttAAGGAGGAacgagaaattcaaaaattaatcgcCGAAATGGACGAGGCCAAGTTGGAGAATCTGAGAAAGGTAAAGGCCGAATTGGAGGTTTGCTACGAGAAGGAGAGGCAGGAGATCTTGGCGAATTTGAAGACTGAACTCGacgagaggaagggagaattGTTGGAGCTGCGGAACCAGGAGATGGGAAAATTGGAGAACGAACACGAACGCGACTTGGACGAGGAGAAACTCGCGAAACTTAGCGAGATTAAATTGAGCAAGCAACACCAGGCGAGGATCAAAACAATGAAGAAGGAATTGGATAAAGAGTTTGACGAGTTGCGCAAACAATTACGGGCACAGCAGAGGGAAAATATCACGAAAATTACGGAGGAACACGAGAGTCGTCTTGTCGAAATCCTACGCGATTTTAGAGTCAATGTAAGTACCTGACGGTgtctattattataagtagTTGGCTAGCTGTATTATATCATCGATGCATAACAGAgtaatctttctattttttccgaAGATCTTCTAGTTTCCTCGTCGAATAAGaatcatcaatttatttttataccgttttttagaaatattgtgTTATCCGCACGATGCGAGCTATTGGCGTTATGCAACGATTAGTTAACTCGttaaacgttattttttttctgcgaACGCAATAAAGCTATTCGCTTATCGGTTTCTTTtacaattagatataaatagatgTGCGATATAATTCGACGCGTTCGGCCCAATAATTGTACGACACCGTCCAGTCTAAAGCGCCTTATGGGATATCATTAAGACGAATCCTTCTACGATATTATTGTATTCGAaggattattcattttaagttGATTGTATTCAGAAGATTATACTCGAAGAAATAAAGTGACAGTGTACCTTATCGCAAATAAGCACtcttatatatactttgaCCTAGACACACGCATCGCATGctgcttatttattttaacaacgtttcgatgaaaaagagaaaaaaacgaaacgaaatttcagcAGAATGACGAAGATGAAGATTTAGGAGGGAAGATACAACGCATTTCCGCGGGGGCAcgggaataaaaataagatggtGTTTCAGGAGGATCGCACGCGGAAGATGTACAAGCAGTGTTTGGAAGAGATTCGCGCGGATTTCTCGCGCGACGCGGAGAAAGAGGCTAAGAAACAGACGGGTCGCGCTATTCACCAAGAAAGCATCGAGTTCGAGAAGATGAGGTGCGAGAAGCGATTGCTCCAAGACAAGTACATGGCGTTGAAGGAGAAATACATGAAATTGAAGAAGGAGGTACGTTCGGCTATCGAGAGGAGGAGTAAGAGAAAGGAGGGATACACGACCGCCTCGGAGACGGAGAGGTCGACGtcgacgaggacgaggacaGACAGGACCGAGTCGTCGGATCAAAAGTGAGTTTAACGAGTAAACGCGTCATTTCGCTAGCTTTCATTCCGGTCAACCGTTTGCTTTTCCAATAATAGTTGCAGCAAACATTCGGCATTTCATTGCAATATTTTAGGATGTCGCGCCATTGTAGCGGCGTCATACAAGAGGAGGGCGCGTGAAATCAGAGAAACGAATTGAATCGCAAAGGGTTGACATGTTGGATCGCGCTCTGAACCACTTGTACGTGCCATGACTTTAACAAAATCAGTCGGAAGCACGGTTTTTATCTACGTGTTACGATATTTGTATTTGGATCGAGTGTTCACTGTACTAGTTGATTAAGTTATTGCACATCCATCCTCCTCGTCACCAATTCCAGTACCTTCATGGTTAAACGTGACGCttatttcttatcttatcGCGTGCACATACATacgcaataatttttatatatacacgttcGATCGTCGGATTTGTCCAAGAAGAGAATATCTGTACTCGGTAACGATAAACGACTATTATCCGTCGATATTCGCCCGAATCTTGATTCACTGGTGTAAACTGTGAAGGTACTCCCTCATGTTCATGCGATTCGTCCTAATGTCTGGCTATAGGCCTTAAATCGTGCTCGCAGTATCCCATTACGAAACACGCACTCGAGCTCGGCGACGACGAACACTAAACCGCCCGAGACTCAGACGACGACGAACGAGCAGTCGGAAGAATTGCACGATCCGAACGAACAGAACGTTCAGAAGGCGAACTCGGGGTTTCAGAAGAGCGCAGCTACGTCCAACGCGAAAAATGTGAGATTCCATTCCGACGAAACGAGCATCGCCAGCGAGACGAACGCGAACATAACAACCGGCAAGAAGAACTTCGCCAAGAAACCGACAATCCAATCCAAACCGAGTTCAACCACTggcaataatattaacaacaataacaacaatctTGAAAATCCAGtcgaaaatataagaaaacagTTGGAGAAGCTCGAGGATCTCGGTGATCAATTGCCAAGCAACGAAACGGCCTACACATTGCGATATCCTTTCCAAGACAAAGGTAACTTTCTCTACAGATGGCTTCTTAGTTGCCGAAGTAATCAGAAATATCCGTGTTCCAGaagcagtaaaaaaaaaaaaaaaaaaaaaagagattttacCTCCGTAGAACAGATTCTTTCACGttacaaattatatcgattacaGCTTAATCGCTTTAATTCTAAAGAGCTTTAAAGAGCTTCTTTATATTCATCGTTTTTATTCGTCctcgttatttatttctttccccAGGCATCTATACACTCTACTTTAACTAGCTGGCTTGCACTCCCCTACTCACCCTACTCGTAAGTGCAccgtcatattttttattttccttcgtCCTCTCGCAtagttgtttttaattttcttcctcctcctcttcttcttcttttctttctttctttttgattatCCCTTTTTTCGCACGCTCGCTTTCATTAGCGTAGCTCTCGTGTCCGAGCTCATCGGGTGACACCGGAAAGGATTCTGCTCGATTTTCTAGCACCGGCGAACGCCTCTTCGGAGCTGGAGTTCTTCCGGCACCGAATTCACGTCGAAAGGGATTCAGTGAAGAGAGCACGGGAGGCGCTTCGACATCAGGAGAACGTGTTCCAAGGGAGGCAGAGGGCTTGGAAGCAGCGTAGCGTCAAAGCGACCCTCGAACAATTGCTTCAGGTATAATTTACTCTCTTTCGTCGAGTTCTATCCAATCTCTTTTTTACGAATCTTTTCGTTCgctctttcaatttttaggaAGAGCGCGAACTTTCCGACATGGAGGTGAATTTGCATCGAACCAAGAGCCTTTTGGGCGAAAAGGTGATCCATCTGAGGCATTTAGAGCAATCTTTGGAGAGGGTGGTTAACGCGAAGACAAACGAGAACGACGCGAACGCGACGAAAAACGAGGAATTGACGTTGAGCGATATGTCGAGCGTGAGCAGCGGTATCAGTTCAACCGATCTAGGAACTGACACGTTCGTAGGTGAGCCCCCTCCAAGTAAACGACTCTCTTTCTATTCTGCTCTCAATTATTTCTCGATTATATATCCTCTCTCTGTTTTGTTgcttcattttctttcaagTTCATTTCTTCGAGACTTCGAAATCCCGCCTTTCGTTGATTTATTTCCActcaagaatttattttccatctcGTGGTCTTGATCCTTCGTACTCAGACAAACCGGATCACTACCAGGAGTCGACGGAAATCATCGCAAGTCTGGAAAACCTAAACTCGGAAATACGTGAGATATGGGGCGTGCTGAATAAACGTCAGGACACGAACATACCACCGCCCCCAACTTTGATGTATTCGTATTTGCGATGGCTGCGTTTCCATCATCTTGCCGCCGAATCGAATAATATACAAGGTGAACAGAAATCCGAGTAATCTTCTTATCGTCCGACCaataacaaatgaataaagaagagaaaagaccCCGTCTCTAACTCGGCCTACTTTCCAGGAACATTCGGTACTCCAAACATTCAGTCGAACATCCTATCTCAGTTGACGGTGACTCAACCACCGACACCCACCACGCAAAACATTATCGCCCAGTACGGTCCTAACAGCGGTTTCACCACCAGCGTGTGTACAGTTGAGAAGCATTCCTCGAATCTGATGGAGAGAACGTGGAATCTAAGGGATTGGCTGAGACAAGCTTGCGTCGAGGGCACGGATCAGTCCAGGTCGAACGACTCTATAAAAAGCAGCCCGCAATCCATCGAAAAATTTGGTTCCAAACGACAATCGTTAGGAGATTCCAGTACCCGTTTCGTCGACGTAGACTCCATGTATCTACACGTGTTTCTAAACCAATTCAAGAAGACGTGTTTTCGTTAgttgcatttaattatatttactccATCCCGATCTCTCGATACGATCGATCatcgatcatcgatcgatcgatcgatcgagaacgGAATAGTCGTTTGGAAGTGAGAGTTTCGATCGAGAGATTCGCGATACCTAGCTTGTATGCCGAATGTGCGACGTGCTCAGTTTAAGAACCTCCCCTTAGCTTGTTCCTATCGAGCTCAAATTCGTTTTATCGCCGAATCTGCGACAAACGCAATTGGGCGCAGATTTAGTCGTGATGCGTCAACATGGAAGGTCATGGTCTTGGAGCCCCGATCGAAACGGACGCGAGCTTCGAGATCACGAGCAACTTTCgcaattttcaaaaacgcTCGTCGGCGTTTCTTACGATTTTATCCAAATTGGGTGGCAGCCAACtggacaattattatttcgtgcCAGGAATTTTGACCCGCTGCTCTTTTAACGATAATTGCAACGTTATAGCGGATGATCATGTATAAAAATACGGAACACTTTCATAATGGGAATACGAACGGATCTCATCGTGCAAATTACTCGCGAATCGTTGAGGAAACGAATCgaacgtgtgtgtgtgtgtatgagagagagagagagagagagagagagagagagagagagagagagagagagagagaaacaggcCAAGTTCTCTAttgtaaataagaatttttctcgatagCCGTATCGCTCGATACAAATCCAATCTGGTTCCTTTCTCCCCGACAGCCTGTTGaacctttatatatattttcgagatCGATTTTTCCGTGAATGTAACAATGTATAATATGCGTAccacctatatatatatatatcatatacatcTATTTACTAGTAAATATACATGTAACATTTGGGATTGTTTCACGCGAATTAGATTGGAAATCGCGTTTGAGACGGATGTGTGATAAAATCTTGGACGCGTGGATCTTCGACGTACGAGAAGTGTacgattcaaattttactttttatcacGATCGTAAAATGTGATATAtctgaaatcaaaaattgtgAACGGAAAGACTTAGCTTTTGTATCGAGTTAATTGTAACGTTGTACACGTTGGTTGTAAGTCGCGTATGATAGCGTAACGGCAACAAACAAGGCAATTCATAGACAACTCGAGCTAGCTTTTCTTTCTCGGCCACTTCTTCGAATGCCTCGAATTTGTACGCGCGCGCCTCTCCGTGTTGCGTTTAACGCGGTGTGTGTCTCTCGAATGCCAAACTTTCGTAATTATCGAGATACTTTCTAGAAATCGAATCACCGACACAGGTATATCTCTACCGTAAAGGAAAAGTAGGAAATGTTtctgaatcgatcgatcgatcgatcagaaATGGCTAATTAATTACCccatcgatatttattattattcattttagagAAACGTTTCAATCGACGTTTGACATTCCGGATATCGTATAACTCGCAATAATTCTGATCTCATTAGATGTATAGCGTAGAGAGCGTTTAATATAATCTCCACGTTGAGGAACGTGACAGAGTGAACCGTAAAGTCTGACGTGTCTCCGCAACGTAGAATATTGTCCCGGTAATTTCGCGCGAAATCTTGTTTCAACTCTTACTCGAGAATGGTTCCTTCTTTCCTATTATACGATCTCTTTGTACATCATCGAcattttcattcgttcaaCTTAGCGATCAATCCTATGATATTAATCGACGTTCGTATATCCGTGAGAACACGGATCGAAACAcggactatatatatatatatacgtatagttGATTTTATATCCATTAAAGTTAATGATGATCGATAGAAGATTCGAGTCGATATTCGAAATTGTAGGAGTCATTTTAAAATCGTTCGACTTACTCGAAGGTTTCGAAGCGTAGAGATTTTTCATTAGCACCGTCCttaaaaaatcgtataaataaaccttcctcttcctccataTGGAAAATATGTATCGACGTTTATTGCTTCGGATGTTGGTGAATCGTTAACAAGTTACGTCCAATGATTCTGCGATTGTTTTTGGTGCTTCGTTCACAGTGCAATTGTTTAAACTTTGCAATCGTGgaaataattcgttttataACTCGATCGCGCAGTTTTGTTActggatattattatatttttcgcacAATGCGTTTTATAAAGGTgtcgatcattttttttttttttccttattgaAATCCTCGCTAAATATCAACGAGGCAACGCGtttaaatcgtattaaaaatgCGATTACATTTCAAAGGAAACGCTTCTATTTCACAAATGATATTATCGAAAGCATTTCCTTGTGCAACGTACAAGAGACAAACGTTGTTTgtaaaaatcgaaagatttgaagcaatagtaattttatttgatgtaATGGAGCGCGAGCGCGGCCGTCCTGGAGATGGCTGGAGATACGAAAAAGGGTATATTGCCAAATTTAATTCACGAggagtttatttaaaataaatggtgCATATTCCAGAAAGGAAAATGGTAGTTCactgctttttttctttttcattcgtcGATTCGCAGAATATAGCAGAAATGCAGTGTtcggtaaattaattttggtaTACCTTGTACATTCtgtaatatagtatatatttgtatggaCGCAAATATATATGCTGTGCAAACCAATTCTTTGATTCCTAGCAATTCCATTATACACAGTTACTCGCGCATAgagtttcaattataaataatatcttccatatagatttttatatatatatagatatgcatatatatgaaattccaAGCGTTCAGTTTCGTGCAaagtattcgaaaaatttcttcgagcCAATCCTCATTTCTTCCCGAACCAAGTTCGTAgcaaataaagttaaataaactACTACAGGCCGATTCAATAGCTACCGCTAGAAAAATAAACTGCAATCTGTATGCGTGTTTTCGCATTCGTCGCTGTTTTCTTCGAACTCGTCTTTATTCGGTAGCCAAGAAGTCATTCGATGCCATTTATCTTGACTTTTGTTCTTTAAAGAATATTGCGCCGCCTTGATAACAGGTGAAATTTTGCATACGAGCAATCTGATGCACGATGAATCGTCGCCATCCAATTTATCGATCAGCCGACTCGCTAGATTCTCGTCTCGAGCTTGTTCCAATAAATTCTGAATCTGCAAAGAAAATTGCATCTCTCAATTTTCGATCTTTGCCTCAGGACTAATGACTCACTTTCTCGTTCTTGCTCTCCGTAATTAGTCTCGCTGGATCCCAAGACGAAGCGTCACTCTCATCTTCCAAACTTCTACCAGAATTCTCTTTCGGCTTCAAATTGAACAACGAGCTTATCTGCATCTCATATTGTATTctcaattattcgatattaagaTTGAGACGAATACGTACGAATACGATAGTACCATTTGTGCGAGGAATATGACACTGTTCACAGCAATCGCTGTAACTTTCTGCGAATCCAATCCAAAGAGACGAAAGAAAGCAGACATGAGGGTGGAAGGGCCAAAACTTGCCTTATTCTTCGCATCTTCGTTCTCACCTCGTTTCTCCTTTTGCTTACTGCCCAAGCTATTCGCTACCAAGTCGGCAATGTCCTTTGCAGTTTCCAGATAATTCGACGCGTACTCGAAACCCGTTTTTATCTTGTCGAGCACACCTGCAAcagatttttacaaatattagaaaatattatcgttcgatcgatcgttcgtgAGTTGGTGTCAgatcaatattcattttcactaCCGACCATCGTCCTGTTGAGGTGAACTGGACCCAAAGATCACCATAGTCGAGATGTAAAAGAATACGCACAGAAAATTCATCGTTACGCGACCAAAGTTTTTCGAACACTAGAGAAATTATACTCGAACATCCGGTTATAACGGATGTTAATTACTCGTTTCCACATTGTTGAATCGCGACGTTCCTGTTCCTCGTTGGTCCCGTGGTCGGCCAACATCGAGATTCTTCTCGCTTTGTCAACCAAGCACGAGAATAGAAATCTCAAGACAACTCTTAGGACTAATATATTTCTTGGACTAGTATAAATCGGGCTTCGTCGttgaaaagtcgaaattcGTTTGAAACGAGTAACAATTCGGTTaaaatacgatttaaaatgaatatcgtTACGCTTTTATTCGTGTTTCTTGGCTCGAAAATTACATTGGCAAATCGTACGTCTTTTTACACGCAGGAAGTACTTTGTTTGAGCGAACTGCCGATGAGCGAGTTGATCCAAATAAAATCCACTCTCGGGGACGAAGAAGGTAAACTTTTTAACGctagaaaaatatacgatttagagagagagagagcgagagcgagagagcgagagagagagagagagagagagaatttttctttaaaaaatgaatcgaatcgaatcgcgtACAGATGTCGAGGAAGACGAACAATCGGAAGAAATATCGAGTAGAACATTTTCGTTGTCATTGCCTGTCGCGCAACCCCTGAAAAGAACAAACGGAAAACCGATGAGAAGGTACGAGGATCATTAcgaggagaaaggaaaggatacgaaaatttccaagatatttcaattatcggTGACGGCGCTTTCGTTCCTTGCTTTCGGTGGCTATCTTCTCTGTCTCATAATAACAGGAATTCGTCAAGGAAATACGGGCAATGGAAATGTCATAGTGCTCTCGGTGagtgaatattttcattttcattactGGACATTACTAACAACAATTGGTaacaacaaaattgaaatcgatgaATCGAAACGTTCGTTTGTGATAATCCTGGAATTTTTTCCTGGAATTTTTCAGAACTTGCAGGGTTTGCAAGCGTATAATCGTCCTAAAAGAGACGTGCCTGCCTTCGAATCATTAGAGAAcaatatagaaattgaaaagttatATCGAGGGATGATTCTGCTGTCGAAATATTATgcaatgtataaaaatgtataaaaaatgctGTCTTAACGGATCCCGAAAATGTGTATTGAAACGGAAGATTTACgttccctccttctcctcccccctcccctcttatCCTTAAATGTTTAGATCTTTGGcagaattttttcttagaaaattttagatgACGGAAAATGTACGTTTCGCATTTGAAAATCGACGTATCGGAGCATTGATCACGAGAGAATATGAGAGTTCGGCGATAAAAGTCGGTCGTGATCGAACTCAATTAGGGGTTCGCTTATCATGATTCGCTGGACTCTTGAAAATCCTAAAAcctaataaaatcgaatagaGGATCACGGTGTGTACATATCCCGAAGAATATTCTTAGCATGTGGGTAGAGGCTGCTTCAAACATGGCTCTTCAAATAAACACCTAAGTGACTGTATACTCCGAAAGTCTGCATGCAAAGATAACCATATGGCTTCCAGAGATATCATCAGCCATACGTCTCTATGCTATTATTCCACAGATACGTATAACCCGAATAGcatctatttttgtttttttccgaCTTTTATTCCTCCTCCCTATTTCTCTAATGTTAACGTATGACTGATTACGTTTTCGTTCCTACGATTCCCTGCGATCGTAagcgtatttattttaacgattaGTAGTAAGTTAATTATAGCGATAAATAtagaaagtatataatttctatggaaaaaatga harbors:
- the LOC108003433 gene encoding centrosomal protein of 164 kDa isoform X2, with product MSISQESAATIVCKEIFDGVSHPSDEEVLEYARRLGIDPDTEPHLLSLAREGLMAALPKGWLPCFHETSGAWYYYQASTGTTTWQHPLDAVYKEMVEQARAASNAKPVNARQISVEEDSKTTAKELESNEEATLPKETSSSAKESGKQSAKNNPPPTRIPTKLAPLKKLDKIDGARKKDGGSQEKQQSKREDNPLATNRAGRDYTNLKFQDPRFYECPKLLETIASTTTTNTTTSSSPKQEIDLKEVLKRSESLSPRHEKDWEQLSSRFSSEENIIDIDKLSINTLARSEKSDKFDKEKHPSQFGQQKELTLSGGGTMFLKSNRSRETTPIHETGKLDEFRALSIPDETNKDSGDKLKSILREKQSEDDDRPVDEERKSVRFDIEKEVDIKYTYSRSEYESESESDEQEVLAMLSNRDTEWSPSTQKSSQRFMEESKEDPEDKIDGCVRRSLSSEKIEASKTQNGKIVGKRFVVRNVPENELVRKKLAPQNASEKEHRMQMTRDSLSGESLSRESSLDYTFTNKFNKIKNIDLVSKSETDYSDSELRRKNKLKVELPRNEQTDDDEETSDFSKINQETHDISRKEANEATRQDQSKKLEETKAKLSQEHEKDIEALRKEYKDKLEQMKKELEENFAEQKKQIEKNLSDKLEDMRRKMVEKEEREIQKLIAEMDEAKLENLRKVKAELEVCYEKERQEILANLKTELDERKGELLELRNQEMGKLENEHERDLDEEKLAKLSEIKLSKQHQARIKTMKKELDKEFDELRKQLRAQQRENITKITEEHESRLVEILRDFRVNEDRTRKMYKQCLEEIRADFSRDAEKEAKKQTGRAIHQESIEFEKMRCEKRLLQDKYMALKEKYMKLKKEVRSAIERRSKRKEGYTTASETERSTSTRTRTDRTESSDQNIPLRNTHSSSATTNTKPPETQTTTNEQSEELHDPNEQNVQKANSGFQKSAATSNAKNVRFHSDETSIASETNANITTGKKNFAKKPTIQSKPSSTTGNNINNNNNNLENPVENIRKQLEKLEDLGDQLPSNETAYTLRYPFQDKAPANASSELEFFRHRIHVERDSVKRAREALRHQENVFQGRQRAWKQRSVKATLEQLLQEERELSDMEVNLHRTKSLLGEKVIHLRHLEQSLERVVNAKTNENDANATKNEELTLSDMSSVSSGISSTDLGTDTFVDKPDHYQESTEIIASLENLNSEIREIWGVLNKRQDTNIPPPPTLMYSYLRWLRFHHLAAESNNIQGTFGTPNIQSNILSQLTVTQPPTPTTQNIIAQYGPNSGFTTSVCTVEKHSSNLMERTWNLRDWLRQACVEGTDQSRSNDSIKSSPQSIEKFGSKRQSLGDSSTRFVDVDSMYLHVFLNQFKKTCFR
- the LOC108003433 gene encoding centrosomal protein of 164 kDa isoform X1 → MSISQESAATIVCKEIFDGVSHPSDEEVLEYARRLGIDPDTEPHLLSLAREGLMAALPKGWLPCFHETSGAWYYYQASTGTTTWQHPLDAVYKEMVEQARAASNAKPVNARQISVEEDSKTTAKELESNEEATLPKETSSSAKESGKQSAKNNPPPTRIPTKLAPLKKLDKIDGARKKDGGSQEKQQSKREDNPLATNRAGRDYTNLKFQDPRFYECPKLLETIASTTTTNTTTSSSPKQEIDLKEVLKRSESLSPRHEKDWEQLSSRFSSEENIIDIDKLSINTLARSEKSDKFDKEKHPSQFGQQKELTLSGGGTMFLKSNRSRETTPIHETGKLDEFRALSIPDETNKDSGDKLKSILREKQSEDDDRPVDEERKSVRFDIEKEVDIKYTYSRSEYESESESDEQEVLAMLSNRDTEWSPSTQKSSQRFMEESKEDPEDKIDGCVRRSLSSEKIEASKTQNGKIVGKRFVVRNVPENELVRKKLAPQNASEKEHRMQMTRDSLSGESLSRESSLDYTFTNKFNKIKNIDLVSKSETDYSDSELRRKNKLKVELPRNEQTDDDEETSDFSKINQETHDISRKEANEATRQDQSKKLEETKAKLSQEHEKDIEALRKEYKDKLEQMKKELEENFAEQKKQIEKNLSDKLEDMRRKMVEKEEREIQKLIAEMDEAKLENLRKVKAELEVCYEKERQEILANLKTELDERKGELLELRNQEMGKLENEHERDLDEEKLAKLSEIKLSKQHQARIKTMKKELDKEFDELRKQLRAQQRENITKITEEHESRLVEILRDFRVNEDRTRKMYKQCLEEIRADFSRDAEKEAKKQTGRAIHQESIEFEKMRCEKRLLQDKYMALKEKYMKLKKEVRSAIERRSKRKEGYTTASETERSTSTRTRTDRTESSDQNIPLRNTHSSSATTNTKPPETQTTTNEQSEELHDPNEQNVQKANSGFQKSAATSNAKNVRFHSDETSIASETNANITTGKKNFAKKPTIQSKPSSTTGNNINNNNNNLENPVENIRKQLEKLEDLGDQLPSNETAYTLRYPFQDKAPANASSELEFFRHRIHVERDSVKRAREALRHQENVFQGRQRAWKQRSVKATLEQLLQEERELSDMEVNLHRTKSLLGEKVIHLRHLEQSLERVVNAKTNENDANATKNEELTLSDMSSVSSGISSTDLGTDTFVVHFFETSKSRLSLIYFHSRIYFPSRGLDPSYSDKPDHYQESTEIIASLENLNSEIREIWGVLNKRQDTNIPPPPTLMYSYLRWLRFHHLAAESNNIQGTFGTPNIQSNILSQLTVTQPPTPTTQNIIAQYGPNSGFTTSVCTVEKHSSNLMERTWNLRDWLRQACVEGTDQSRSNDSIKSSPQSIEKFGSKRQSLGDSSTRFVDVDSMYLHVFLNQFKKTCFR
- the LOC108003433 gene encoding titin homolog isoform X3; this translates as MSFGPRFHDAHEEDSKTTAKELESNEEATLPKETSSSAKESGKQSAKNNPPPTRIPTKLAPLKKLDKIDGARKKDGGSQEKQQSKREDNPLATNRAGRDYTNLKFQDPRFYECPKLLETIASTTTTNTTTSSSPKQEIDLKEVLKRSESLSPRHEKDWEQLSSRFSSEENIIDIDKLSINTLARSEKSDKFDKEKHPSQFGQQKELTLSGGGTMFLKSNRSRETTPIHETGKLDEFRALSIPDETNKDSGDKLKSILREKQSEDDDRPVDEERKSVRFDIEKEVDIKYTYSRSEYESESESDEQEVLAMLSNRDTEWSPSTQKSSQRFMEESKEDPEDKIDGCVRRSLSSEKIEASKTQNGKIVGKRFVVRNVPENELVRKKLAPQNASEKEHRMQMTRDSLSGESLSRESSLDYTFTNKFNKIKNIDLVSKSETDYSDSELRRKNKLKVELPRNEQTDDDEETSDFSKINQETHDISRKEANEATRQDQSKKLEETKAKLSQEHEKDIEALRKEYKDKLEQMKKELEENFAEQKKQIEKNLSDKLEDMRRKMVEKEEREIQKLIAEMDEAKLENLRKVKAELEVCYEKERQEILANLKTELDERKGELLELRNQEMGKLENEHERDLDEEKLAKLSEIKLSKQHQARIKTMKKELDKEFDELRKQLRAQQRENITKITEEHESRLVEILRDFRVNEDRTRKMYKQCLEEIRADFSRDAEKEAKKQTGRAIHQESIEFEKMRCEKRLLQDKYMALKEKYMKLKKEVRSAIERRSKRKEGYTTASETERSTSTRTRTDRTESSDQNIPLRNTHSSSATTNTKPPETQTTTNEQSEELHDPNEQNVQKANSGFQKSAATSNAKNVRFHSDETSIASETNANITTGKKNFAKKPTIQSKPSSTTGNNINNNNNNLENPVENIRKQLEKLEDLGDQLPSNETAYTLRYPFQDKAPANASSELEFFRHRIHVERDSVKRAREALRHQENVFQGRQRAWKQRSVKATLEQLLQEERELSDMEVNLHRTKSLLGEKVIHLRHLEQSLERVVNAKTNENDANATKNEELTLSDMSSVSSGISSTDLGTDTFVVHFFETSKSRLSLIYFHSRIYFPSRGLDPSYSDKPDHYQESTEIIASLENLNSEIREIWGVLNKRQDTNIPPPPTLMYSYLRWLRFHHLAAESNNIQGTFGTPNIQSNILSQLTVTQPPTPTTQNIIAQYGPNSGFTTSVCTVEKHSSNLMERTWNLRDWLRQACVEGTDQSRSNDSIKSSPQSIEKFGSKRQSLGDSSTRFVDVDSMYLHVFLNQFKKTCFR
- the LOC107992842 gene encoding uncharacterized protein LOC107992842 — its product is MNFLCVFFYISTMVIFGSSSPQQDDGVLDKIKTGFEYASNYLETAKDIADLVANSLGSKQKEKRGENEDAKNKASFGPSTLMSAFFRLFGLDSQKVTAIAVNSVIFLAQMISSLFNLKPKENSGRSLEDESDASSWDPARLITESKNEKIQNLLEQARDENLASRLIDKLDGDDSSCIRLLVCKISPVIKAAQYSLKNKSQDKWHRMTSWLPNKDEFEENSDECENTHTDCSLFF